From the genome of Tautonia marina:
ACCACCCCTCAAGGCCGCCTTCGAGTTCTTTCGCGTCCTGATACGACTTGATGTACACCTCCTCGTATTTGAACGAGGCATCATTCCCCTCCACTCTGCGAACTCGTTGTTCGGCCCGGCTCGCCTGGTCGACTCGGTCGGCTGGTCAACTCGGATGGGGGCGTCCGTCGGCCGCGGCACTCGATCTCGAACGCTCGCAGCCGGCGGAGTCGCCCGACCTCCGCGGCGTCGGCCCACACGATCCAACGGCCATTCTCGCCTCGCAGCTGCCGCGTGTGTAGCCATCCCGACCACCGCCACCGGTGGACCACGATCGGCTTCACCCCGAGTTCCGCCGCCAGCGCCGGCAACCACCACTCGCCAGGCCCCGGAAGGTCGCTCGCGTCACGGACGCCGGCCGGGACGCCCTTCCGCCCGAACCGCGCCAAGAATTGACGGACCCCGTTGCCCGTGAACCGATCGCCCCGGGCCGCCTGATATCCCTCGCGGTTGAGCGCCTCGGCGATCGCATCCGCGGTCCGCCCGTCGCCCCGCAGTTCCAGGATTCTCTCCCGGAGCTGCGCCAGCCCGCCGAGAGACCGATAGGTCCGCAGCCCCTGGCGAATCTCGTGTCGCGTGACCGCCCCGCCTCGCCAGTGGATCGCCACGTCGATCCGCTCTGATTCACCGTTGCGGGTCAGTTCCACGCGTTCGATCAGCAGGCGAACGATCGCTCGCCGGTCGCCTCCGGTCGTCGTCGGGCTGTGCCAGAGCCCGGGCAGGTCGGCCGCCAACGCCGTAATCCGCTCCCGATCGGACGCGCTCAGGCGTCGCGGCTGTTCGGCCTGGAACCGGTCGTGGTCCTCCATCAGCCTCCGTCGCTCGGCCAGCTTCCGCTCCCACTGCCGCTCCAACTCCCGGGCCACCAGGCGGTTCTCCGGATCGACCGCGTCGTATTGCCGCCGCGCCCGGTCCGCCTCGTACTCGGCACGTTCCAGCCGTTGCCTCCAGAGCGTATGCAGACGTTCTCGATCCTGCTCGACTCGCTCGGCGGCCCGGAGGCTCAACTCCAGCGAAGCCGGCTCGACCGCCTTGAGCACCAGCGTCTCGATCAGCCGGTCCGGGTAGGAGGCCACCAGACTCTGACACTGCGGCCCGCCGTACTCCCGGGCCTCCCAATCGCAGGCGTACCGCGGGTTCGCCGAGGCTCGCGCGTTGCGTGCCCCCATCGGCCTGCCGCATCGACCGCACCGGACGATCCCGTTCAGCAGGGTCGGCGCCCGGCCCGTCACCTTCTTCGATCCGGGCCCGCGGTCGTTCTCGGCCAGCCGCCGCCGATTCGCCTCGTACTGTTCCCACGAGATGTATGCGGGGACGGCGTCCCGGAGCAGGCAGACCCATTGCTCGGGCGGGGCGTTCCAGCGGCCCGACTTCGGCTTGCCCGCGACCCGTCGGGCCGGGTCGAAGGGGGAGCGGCCATAGGCGTAGGCCCCGGCATAGATCGGGTGCCGGAGCATCTCGTACAAGGC
Proteins encoded in this window:
- a CDS encoding recombinase family protein, producing the protein MSRTDATSPFAHKIRPRHCDRLAVVYVRQSTPQQVVGNRESTDLQYQLRRRAVALGWADDRVVVIDDDQGISGTSVENRPGFQRLLAEVSLGHVGVVFGREMSRLSRSCKDWYQLLELCGLFQVLLADADGVYDPTDPNDRMLLGLRGMMSEAEVHVLKTRMHQGKLNKARRGELFTCVPVGYVRPPEGGIAMDPDEQVRSVVSLVFAKFAELGSLTKAHAYFAANDIQLGSRVYKGPGKGRLQWRRPRRSALYEMLRHPIYAGAYAYGRSPFDPARRVAGKPKSGRWNAPPEQWVCLLRDAVPAYISWEQYEANRRRLAENDRGPGSKKVTGRAPTLLNGIVRCGRCGRPMGARNARASANPRYACDWEAREYGGPQCQSLVASYPDRLIETLVLKAVEPASLELSLRAAERVEQDRERLHTLWRQRLERAEYEADRARRQYDAVDPENRLVARELERQWERKLAERRRLMEDHDRFQAEQPRRLSASDRERITALAADLPGLWHSPTTTGGDRRAIVRLLIERVELTRNGESERIDVAIHWRGGAVTRHEIRQGLRTYRSLGGLAQLRERILELRGDGRTADAIAEALNREGYQAARGDRFTGNGVRQFLARFGRKGVPAGVRDASDLPGPGEWWLPALAAELGVKPIVVHRWRWSGWLHTRQLRGENGRWIVWADAAEVGRLRRLRAFEIECRGRRTPPSELTSRPSRPGEPGRTTSSQSGGE